attaataaataataaaatatatataggtcagTATACATGTTTAATAGGCTTTTTATAAgcttgattctaacttatttcaatactttaaaataatttaagccTAATCTttttaacctttttattaaacccATAAATATGTCAGATCATAGGCCTTCGATAGACGACCTAACCTATTTTCAATGCGCAAAttaactaaaatcttaatccattaaaaCTATTGCATTGGATGATCTTCATACACTATCAAACAAAATTGAGTAAAATAAGTTgaggaaaaattaaaattacaaaaacctCAATTCATTAACACTTTTGCATTTACTAGAtgaattatattctttaaaaatcaaaataagaatttgtaGACTGAttgtataattaaatattattttttcttttatacaagaaactaaaatataaataaaaatattatttttttattttccctCACACTCTCTCTTTTACCCTAACGACGGCCCCTTCGAACCCGCACCCCGCCATCGCCCATTCCGCTCTTCTTTCTCtgtctctttttctctcaattaTCAGAAAACCCTTTCTTTTCCCCTCATTCACTCCCGACAATCGTATGTTATCTATTGTTCTTTGAGATTTTGGTGAAATCAAATTTAGGgataatatgaaatataaagCTTTGGCACCGATACTGCAATGGAAGATAGCATTAGCACACTTCATTCAGCAATTCAAATTATAGGATAGTGTGAAATAATATGCACTTGTTATGTGTTTGTTGTTTGAATATCCATTTATGTCAAAGACGCCGGTGgtagtttttttaaaacaagttGAATTCATAACACAGTGTTGAGTAATTTTAAGATTACATTGCCAAATGAAGTTGGACACTAAtgagattaaaatttagattacaAAGTGAAAAGGATGTATTATTTTCTTCATATCACTTAATAATCTTGGCTTGCTGTGGTCAATCTTGATTGTGATAGTGTTGTTTGCTTATTTTCCTTCGCCTCTGGTTTTGCAAACCTCTCAATTTTAACCCTTCTAAAAAATTGCAGGTTGTTGACAACTGTGACAAATCATGGAGAAGCCTGAAAACCATTTCAATAATGACAATAACAGGGAAAGGTaagcttatatatatatatatatatatatatatatatttatatatatatatatatatatatatatatgtatatatatattttcgcttacatattcattaattattttcagATAGTTACTTTTCTGAATGTATAATTAGGTtagattcaattttatttattgtgtttGCAGAGAAGCATCTCATCTTGCTGCATTGTTGAAAGAAATGAAAGAAGGACTGGATACTGTTAGGCttaaaattcaaactttaacTGCCAAGGTTCGATTgtactctatttttttttgcttCAAGCTTTAAATTGCACATTGATTTAATGCTTTAtagttttgagtttaaaaaaaatacataatgttattactttaaattattattagtttgGACTTGAAGTTTGATTACTGTCCTGTCTATTTTTCATTGATTGATACTTGCTTCTTTTTAGTTTTCACTGGTACTACTATATTCTCTCTAGAATATTCATATTGGTGATATTTTCAATATATTGTTTCTGTTATAACTTATTAATGAGTTTCATTGTTTTATAAGCTTATCTTGATAGCAATAaataagttgatttttaatgtgtatttgaatgTCTCTTATGCCAGGTGAAAAGTCAAAATTCTACAGCCGATGGGTTCAGCTATCTTGAAGCTAAAAATTTGCTGCTTTTGAATTATTGTCAATCCCTTGTTTATTATTTGTTGCGAAAGGCTAAGGGATATTCGATAGAAGACCATCCTGTTGTTCGAAGTATTGTAGAGATAAGATTATTTTTAGAGAAGGTCCGTTTTATCCTGTCACCACTGTATATTTACATAAGACAATATGTATCGACTATTACACTTAATAGATGAACTATATTGACTAAGAACGAAAATTGAGTAAAATAAGTCAAACGAGCAAATTGGGGTGATAAAGTcttattacattaaaatttttaaaagctttattcacctgaaatgaacactttttaaatcttaaaaaataatatttaatttaaaaaatatatatttttctctgaAATAAacgcactcattattacctcttaaacaaatcatctcaaacaaactcagaaatattcagtaataatataattaatattattatcaactttgaaACACTTCTAAAGGGAATGCACCTATTTTATGCACTTTTTTTACAAATTCGCATATACTGTTTtgatttaagatttatttttatttataaaacctaAAATTAGAACAACTTCAATGGAGTTTCTAGAAGATTTTAAAGAGATTTGACAAAGGCtaattttacttgaaaaataaaaaagattttgaagTAGTTAATATTGAAATCTTAcatgatataataattatataataatatgaatgATTCAACTTGAAAAGaacgagagaaaaaaaaaaatcgggAATAATACAGAACGATTACCGAATTTGAAATGACTACTACCGAATGATTGactaattgatagactttaaaatagaaaataatattattaataaataataggcTAAAATACATCtatggtcccttaacttaatttcaggtaacgttttagtcctttatctttttttttttttccgacttggtcctttattttaattttaagtgacaatttgatattttatgttttaaaatttcaacaatgttatccttttttatacaaaaattttaaaaaaaattcaatcaaaactcataaaattaattatattcttcaatataatacaaatttcatcaaattcgtaacacaaatctttaaataaactcatattttcatactttatttgatattgttaggaataaaggactaaatcgagaaaataaaaagataaatgattaaaacgttacttgaaattaaattaagggaccacatatgtaatttagcctaaataataataaaaaataacattaataaataataaaatatatataggtcagTATACATGTTTAATAGGCTTTTTATAAgcttgattctaacttatttcaatactttaaaataatttaagccTAATCTttttaacctttttattaaacccATAAATATGTCAGATCATAGGCCTTCGATAGACGACCTAACCTATTTTCAATGCGCAAAttaactaaaatcttaatccattaaaaCTATTGCATTGGATGATCTTCATACACTATCAAACAAAATTGAGTAAAATAAGTTgaggaaaaattaaaattacaaaaacctCAATTCATTAACACTTTTGCATTTACTAGAtgaattatattctttaaaaatcaaaataagaatttgtaGACTGAttgtataattaaatattattttttcttttatacaagaaactaaaatataaataaaaatattatttttttattttccctCACACTCTCTCTTTTACCCTAACGACGGCCCCTTCGAACCCGCACCCCGCCATCGCCCATTCCGCTCTTCTTTCTCtgtctctttttctctcaattaTCAGAAAACCCTTTCTTTTCCCCTCATTCACTCCCGACAATCGTATGTTATCTATTGTTCTTTGAGATTTTGGTGAAATCAAATTTAGGgataatatgaaatataaagCTTTGGCACCGATACTGCAATGGAAGATAGCATTAGCACACTTCATTCAGCAATTCAAATTATAGGATAGTGTGAAATAATATGCACTTGTTATGTGTTTGTTGTTTGAATATCCATTTATGTCAAAGACGCCGGTGgtagtttttttaaaacaagttGAATTCATAACACAGTGTTGAGTAATTTTAAGATTACATTGCCAAATGAAGTTGGACACTAAtgagattaaaatttagattacaAAGTGAAAAGGATGTATTATTTTCTTCATATCACTTAATAATCTTGGCTTGCTGTGGTCAATCTTGATTGTGATAGTGTTGTTTGCTTATTTTCCTTCGCCTCTGGTTTTGCAAACCTCTCAATTTTAACCCTTCTAAAAAATTGCAGGTTGTTGACAACTGTGACAAATCATGGAGAAGCCTGAAAACCATTTCAATAATGACAATAACAGGGAAAGGTaagcttatatatatatatatatatatatatatatatttatatatatatatatatatatatatatatgtatatatatattttcgcttacatattcattaattattttcagATAGTTACTTTTCTGAATGTATAATTAGGTtagattcaattttatttattgtgtttGCAGAGAAGCATCTCATCTTGCTGCATTGTTGAAAGAAATGAAAGAAGGACTGGATACTGTTAGGCttaaaattcaaactttaacTGCCAAGGTTCGATTgtactctatttttttttgcttCAAGCTTTAAATTGCACATTGATTTAATGCTTTAtagttttgagtttaaaaaaaatacataatgttattactttaaattattattagtttgGACTTGAAGTTTGATTACTGTCCTGTCTATTTTTCATTGATTGATACTTGCTTCTTTTTAGTTTTCACTGGTACTACTATATTCTCTCTAGAATATTCATATTGGTGATATTTTCAATATATTGTTTCTGTTATAACTTATTAATGAGTTTCATTGTTTTATAAGCTTATCTTGATAGCAATAaataagttgatttttaatgtgtatttgaatgTCTCTTATGCCAGGTGAAAAGTCAAAATTCTACAGCCGATGGGTTCAGCTATCTTGAAGCTAAAAATTTGCTGCTTTTGAATTATTGTCAATCCCTTGTTTATTATTTGTTGCGAAAGGCTAAGGGA
The genomic region above belongs to Cicer arietinum cultivar CDC Frontier isolate Library 1 chromosome 4, Cicar.CDCFrontier_v2.0, whole genome shotgun sequence and contains:
- the LOC105852750 gene encoding uncharacterized protein yields the protein MEKPENHFNNDNNREREASHLAALLKEMKEGLDTVRLKIQTLTAKVKSQNSTADGFSYLEAKNLLLLNYCQSLVYYLLRKAKGYSIEDHPVVRSIVEIRLFLEKVRFILSPLYIYIRQYVSTITLNR